The Solanum dulcamara chromosome 2, daSolDulc1.2, whole genome shotgun sequence region cttctggttgtagccggTATTAGTATAGAATTTTCTCGTGGTTATGTGATGAAAGATTGTCATGATGGTTATGATGGGGTTTAGAGGGTTTCGGTTAAGGCTTGATTCATGGGTTAATATGTGACGTCTAAATTATCCCTAATTTATAGATTTGCCAAAGTTTGATTCGAAAGTTCAGTACGtagaagttgattttgatggAATAGTCTTGATGAGGAGCTCACTTGAAGGAATGAAAACTGACTTTTGAAGATTATAACTCAGGCTTTTGGTATCgttggtgatctaatgacatgtattggtggaattgatatgttatgattgtggatttattttggacatgtgaaatgactatgttgatgtgagatagaaaaaattatggttgttgtcatattattatcgtgaattatatgaacatgaattaattgcattggttctgacatattgtgttgagattaaaaatgatatgaaacaaaaggggtcgggccacacgctccgtggcaggtattataaaacaaaggggtcgggccacacgctccgtggtaggtattataaaacaaaggggtcgggccacacgctccgtggcaggatatatgtattgaggggacgggccacacgctccgtggcaggttacatggacagaaatgtcccccatgggttctagACTATGATTCAGCGGATATGTactgataggacagacatgcatcattttattgcactgcattgcacctttctgatatttgtgactTTGTGTTTACCCCCATATTACTCTGTATGCtaaacttgacttggtatgattcattgacgagactattgatgagtatttgtggactgtattactattgttattgtacaagtgtagagttgggctgattttatgcaggttgtagttgaggaggttcggttagaaggacaggagtacttgtatctattaagctttgcttagttttagctatccacatgctgagtaccgtgttgtttggtactcaccccttgcttccacacttgtgtaggttgtgagcccggacctgcttgatcttatACTGTTTTCTACTACAGCCGAGGTTATcaatttcgagtgttgaggtagctgttacatccatctagcggacacctcttactcttttattatgttttagtcctactctagagacaaagacattgtgactgtattttctttcgtacttcggtaatatattagtggcttgtatacgtgacaaccagtcttgggagattttggagattatttatttgtttttaactaagttaaatcttgttttatctcaattacttctgcatttactttccgttgagttttaggctgacttgtctcggtgggttgagatgagtgccatcacacccgaatttgggtcgtgataaaaagccaactgtaatggggagaattcatgaaaattgaTTGGTCTTATGCACACAAATATTGCCGCATACAAAATAGAATGGCCCCATACTGAAAAAgaaagttttgtcctcattagaaATGGTGTAGCTATCAactggaggcgtttaatcaatgattttgctagaccattttgagtatgaatatgagcgaccggatgctcaacttatattccaaccgacatacaataatcgtTAAAAGACTAAGATGTAAATTCACCAGCACTATCAAAATGAATTGTCTTTATTACATAATAtgaaaattgtgctcttaaccttataatttgagttaacaatctcgcaaaagccatatTTCGAattgataataagcacatatGTGATCATCTTATAAATATATCTATCAAaaccataaaatatttaaataattcacatgaagggtgaattgggcCACGTATATCGCCCTGTATAAGTTCCAGAAatgcaggggattcaatccccaCCTTAGTTGCGGATGGTTTAATAATCAGGTTTTTTGAGAACAAGCAACACACGAAAATtctttagattgaagaattttctgattcccatatgaattctcaataattttgTGCATCGTATTATAACTGGGATGCCCCAACTGGTCATGCCTAATGATAAAATTATAATGgtcaataaattttttatttatcattgcATGTGATTCAACCACATCAATACTTGTGTGGTATAACCCaaaagaaagtgcaggtaatttttcatACACAAATCTTTTTCTTGCTTTTATTATAGTAATGTAAAGGTACTCAATCTTTTTTTCATTAGCAATCTCAATAAGGTAGTCATTTtagcgaataaccttgaaacttaataagtttatttggaacttactacaatacaaagCATTATTAATAGTCAATATTATTCTCCCAGATAGTGATAAGGCTGCTCTTCCAGCGCCCTCAATTATTTTTGTACTACCgaatattgtattaacattgaCCTTTTTCATAACCAAatgagagaaatatttcttttctcttaataTAGTGTGCATTGTagcactatccaaaatgcacatatctccattaatCATCTTTGATCCAATTGAATactgagaaatttatttatcttcataaaataaaagtacattATAAGAGATAAGATAAGTAAAAATATTGCTAGAAACTTAAgtcctccttttttttctttttaaatagataaaagtaaaaacatgataatcaaaagtacataaaaacgacaacatattgtaaatcatataataaaattaacCATCAAttatgagtaatatcattgaggtcattaaaatcatcatacTTTAAAGTCAAATtcgcttcaatattatcattgtATACTTGCAAAGGTCTTGCTTCaacattatttttaaatgtcaAGTGTGACTTTATTCGGGGATTAGAAGAAAAGGCACAACATTTATTtgtctttcttttgaagaaattttgataaagcctgacaaaatgctcaggcgtccgacattcatttatTCAGTGGCATTTTAtaccacaacgatgacagttacttcttgaaggaCCACTTTGAGAACTCACATTGTTTTCCCTTTTATGTTGATCAATATCACGATGATTATTATATCATCTTCTGTCATTGTCACGTCCACGTACATTATTAAAGcctcaatttttattttgtcttctttcagactgacCATGTGCTTCTACCACATTTTCTTTCCGAAGTGGAGCAGTTCAGTGGGATGGGCTTCATGATTTCTCattaaaaagacattatgttgcttagccaccagaaggcatgagatcaattcagagtatttttgaaaacccttttcacgttattgctgctgtaatatcacattagaggcatgaaaagtagttaaagtcttttctaacatgtcctcatcatttatagttttcccacataattttaattgagaagttattctaaatacaacagaattatacacaattatagttttaaaatcttgaaaccgtagtTTTAAATACAACAgaactcataacgagcccttggcaatactgTTGCCCTAAGGTGGTCATATATTCCTTTTaaatctttccacaattcaagtgaatctgtcactgtcaagtattcaacCTTCAGGCTTTTATCCAGATGATGACGAAGAAAAATtatagcctttgctttatcctgacttgatgcttcATTTCCTTCGATTATAGCATCATCAAAActcttagcggtaaggtgaatttcaacATCATCTAcccatgaaaaatattttttactagaAATATCAAGTTCCACGAACTCTAATTTttacaagtttgacatgatgaaaactatcgtaaaaatatttaaattagatTAAGCTAATAAGATTTTAACCATTAAAAATTAAGAACAACTTATACAATAttttaataagaaaatttattttcattaattaataaagtCTATTACCACCTTATATTATTTAGAGAactcaaaaactaaaaatattcatatgcATACTTGTGTTTAAgatctaaaaataaaacatttatATCATCTAAACATACCCTATAAGAGACTTCGTGTTGACAACGTGctataaataaaatgacaaactAACTTAAGAAGAGCAGGAGAGAGTAAATAAGTAATCTTattgttttcttctcttttgcaTATTCATCCATTCTTACAAGAATGACTATTTATAGgcctaaaaaaagaaataaattatagCAGAAACACACAATAGTGAAGACAAATTATGATCGTGgataaaatatagtaaaaataaattatgatgaAAGATAACATggacatatattattttacaatagacttccatatatataattatcgaTCATAAAATGTATCTCTCATGCCCGgttatagaaagaaaaaataatttgacaaaGTTAcactatattatattatttccaatttcatatttttaaaaagttactGTTGATATCTGCAGAAAGATGGTgtgtctatatatataatatatattcaattaaatATAATGGAGCAATTGCAAATCTTTTTCATGATCGTGCTTGTGGACAACATACCCCTAAAAGCTTTTCAAATCTATAATTATATTGTACTTTTTCCCCACTTGGAACCCAACTTGCTCCTCTTGTTTAATCCAATAATTGCCTCTTCCATTATTACATAATTTTCTTCttaatttaattaagttttGAAAATGTACACTTCCCCTTTAGGGTGGTAATTACTAATCGTtgaagacacatatatatagttttttCCCACTCATATATTCTTTAATATACATTGTTTATATCTCATTTAAGAAAGATATCATAgaaaaaaatggatttgaagATTCAAGACGAAAAACAAAGTTCAAATTCTGTGGAATCATCATCGCTCGAAGATACTTCCTCGAGTGATACTTCTtctaaggaaaatgacttccgTCCAGAACGACCTCAAAAGGAGGCGAAACACTATATAGGTGTTAGAGCAAGACCATGGGGAAAATTTGCGGCCGAAATTAGGGATTCCACTCGGAATGGAATTAGGGTTTGGCTTGGAACATTCAACAGCGCGGAAGAAGCTGCTTTGGCTTATGACCAAGTTGCTTTGTCAATGAGAGGTCCATCAACTTGCCTAAATTTCCCAGTTGAAAGAGTTAGCAAAATGTTACAAGAAACAGAAAATTCCAATTTCTTCAAGAATGGATTGTCACCAGCAGCAGCCTTAAAGGAGAAACACAAAAAGAGAAGTAGTAGtaatatttcaagaaaaaagaaattacaAAAGGTAAATCACaaggaagaaaataataataagaataataagaataataagaataatgtATTTATATTTGAAGATTTGGGAAGTGATCTATTGGATGAACTCTTGTCTGAGTATTCTAGTTCAAATTAGAATACTCAATTTCCATCTTGTTAATTAAGTTTATCCACTTAGTTTTTCAATGTTTAATATTCCTCCTtgttcatgttttttttttccaatttattGTACATGTTtcttttatataatatatatttagggTGTGATCGGCACCGAggaaaatgtttttaaaaaaatttcgtATTTGGATtggtagaaaaaaaaattgaaaatattttctctaggaAAATAAGTtccttaaaagaaaataattttcctACTGAaagtagagaaaaaaaattacgtGACATTACATATTGATCGTGTCTTCCAACACATTTCATCTTCACCGTCACACCCATAGCCCCATCTACACCACACCCTTATCTGTCATTGTATAtgtctaattatatatatacaaatatttttaggataatattttttgCTTATTAATCAAAACACACTTATTttgttagaaaatatttttaaggagAACATTTTAATACTGTACAATCTTACTGATTAAAATCTGTGTTGTTGGCATTCTTCAAAATACTGGTGTTTCTGTGTCAAATTCTTCAATAACtatatatttttgaagaatataaaattttaatacgAGTGTTGTTTCTTTTTGAAAGATTGAGCaacatatataaatttaaaatgataTAAGATTCTGTAAATTCATTTCCTAGAATAAAAATTTAAGTAAATCCATTAAACTTAATTGACCTTCTTTTTGTCTCATCGTCCTGTATCGGACATAATGTGCCAAATTCAGATCGTACAAATGTAAGTTTATGAACAgtatattttataccttttttatttcaatttatttgtcttgaTTTGAAATACAAAGACTAAACTAACTAATGTTTAAtataaattcaaatataaaatcttttattttttaaaataaaatttacatatttaaaaattatataaaaaatattataaatcacactAGCTAACAATTGAAATAACGAgtgatatatttaaattattttcaatagtaCAGGGGCATATTTGACCATTTTTcgtatttttaactttttagaATCTGCGGCAGAATCTAGAAttcaaataaaagaattaagaaataaaaatcttatatcaaataaattcaacaacttatatatatatatatattttgtcttaAATTATCTTAATTGAGATTACTGAACTACTCCCTGTGTACATGGTTATTTATtcactatactaaaaataaatgtcCAATAATATTTATCTCATTTGGAAAATCAATGAAATATTTATCCATTTGTGTTCATCATATCCTTTTTAttaaatactccctccgtctaTCTTTACTTGTCTCCagaaaacagtcgtcctaccttggtaggagtaaggtctgcgtacaatttATCCTCCCCAAACTCCAcgttatgggatttcactgggttgttgttgttgtattgacTTTGCACAatttttaactaaattattGAAGACATAACTAAATTAAAtgaattgaaagtttttctttctttaataatttaattatgatttttaatggGATAATCACATAATTCAATATAGTCctcataacaaaaatatatagatCGTATGTTCGACTCTCATGTCCATACACATTATTAAAAAAACTATATATTTCTACGACAAAAAATATTCAAGCTTGCATGCACGTTGACATGTTAATATCACGATCCCGACTCGCCGTGATTAACACTCACACTAATCCtttggtgggagaaccattattTCAGCATAAACTAACAGTACTCACAATAGATAGATAAATTAAAGAAGCGAAAGCatgtttaataataaaataaggctgagttcccataaactcagaataATCTAGTCAAACGATCCAAACATGTGCAATTTAACACCAAGAAACTGAAAGTCGATGTACAAAAACTCTAACGAAACAACAAGTTTAAGATAGGGGATGCAACCctaaaaagtcataaaataatAAGTCTGAAAGTTTAAGTCTTGAGAGAAGGACTAAGATAAAAAAGAGCGTAGCCTGAAAGAATTAGCTCACCTTCGAAATCTTTCACTAGTGATCTGCTATTCGATGTCTCTCAACAGCCGATATGCCATATACTCAGCAAAGATAAATCAAGTGCAATATCAGTACACAATGACGATAGTGTACGGGTAGTATCACATGACTAGCCAGTAAGTGAGACATGAATAAATAATTACAGCACAGTAaccacatatatatagaatagCCTTATCCATTATCATCTCATAGCCAGTACTtaaacatgatcatagttcAACATTCCTAAATTATCATGCAATTCAATTAAGGATCCTCTCATGGGACTTATAAACTCAAACCATATATGTGTCAGACCGTGACACCCGATCAAAGATTAtgttagaacgtgacacccgatccaaatgtgtgtcagaacgtgatatCCAATCCAGTTATGTGTCAAACGTGACACACAATTCAAGCATACACAATTAACCACAATCACAGTGAATAGTCCAATTATCATAtctaccaagaacaggttcattgcaAGCCATGGTTCATTTCATTCTCTcttattcatatacatatatgcatacatCGGAGCAATTAGCAAGTGCACACATCACATACGGAAAGAAAAAACTATCACCTTACTCGAAACCAAGTTTTGACAACTCTAAAGTAttggagcttttccttttcggTTTCGTTCAACTTGTTCTTGGTTTAAAAATAGTCACATACATATAAATGATCAATACAATGAActaattaaaatgaattataacataaattCTCTATTAGGATTAGGAGAATAatgttataattcatgtgaaTTAGGTCATTGTATTGATCCTCTGTATGtatgttatattttttagaccaagaacaagatgAACAAAATTGAAAAGGGAAAGTTCCTTCACTTTAGAGTTGTCAAAGCTTATTTTCAAGGAAAGAGATGGTTTGTCTTTCCATATGTGATacatgtacttgttaaattactcTGTTATATTTATATGGGTATGTGAATAGGGAAGAATGAAATGAACTATATGAAATGACTACTTACTCGCCATGACTTgtaatgaacctattcttgaTAGATATGATAGTTGAACTATTCACTGTGATTGTGGTCGATTTTCTATacttggatcaggtgtcatagTCCAGTACATAAATTGGATTaggtgtcacgttttgacacaaTCTTAGGCCGAATGGCACATTCCGACACACAATTTGGTGTCTGTAGGTTCCATAAGATAACTCTTATATGAAATTGTATGGTATATTGGGATTGTTGAATTGTGATCATATTAAGAATTAATAATGAGATGATATAGATAAGTCtattctatatatgtatgtgtttaCTATGCTGTAATGGTATATTGGGATT contains the following coding sequences:
- the LOC129877237 gene encoding ethylene-responsive transcription factor 1B-like, producing MDLKIQDEKQSSNSVESSSLEDTSSSDTSSKENDFRPERPQKEAKHYIGVRARPWGKFAAEIRDSTRNGIRVWLGTFNSAEEAALAYDQVALSMRGPSTCLNFPVERVSKMLQETENSNFFKNGLSPAAALKEKHKKRSSSNISRKKKLQKVNHKEENNNKNNKNNKNNVFIFEDLGSDLLDELLSEYSSSN